The following are encoded in a window of Rhodopirellula islandica genomic DNA:
- a CDS encoding GDP-mannose 4,6-dehydratase, translating into MPTALITGITGQDGSYLTEQLLDQGYTVHGLVRRTSNTVRSRLDPLFHNKDVYNKNLFLHYADLDDTTTIRRILVKTQPDELYHLAGQSHVGASFDIPESTCQFTAMGTLKILEILRDLEKQPRFLHISSSEIFGRPDESPQNEHTPMRPVTPYGVAKTFATQMVQLYRESFGLFACNAICYNHESPRRGESFVTRKITKAAAEISLGLSDEIVLGSLDGRRDWGSAPEYTTAMHLMLQQDAPDDYVLATGQTHSVEEFLDAAFRSVGLDYQDHLQQNPKYMRPAEVTRLVGDPTHAKKQLGWTPATTALDLAKQMTAADVESLKRLAASS; encoded by the coding sequence ATGCCCACCGCACTCATCACCGGCATCACCGGCCAAGACGGCTCGTACCTGACCGAGCAACTGCTCGACCAAGGCTACACGGTGCACGGCTTGGTCAGGCGGACCAGCAACACGGTTCGATCACGACTCGACCCGTTGTTCCATAACAAGGACGTCTACAACAAGAACCTTTTCCTGCACTACGCAGACCTCGACGACACCACGACGATCCGACGAATCCTCGTCAAAACCCAACCCGACGAGCTGTACCATCTGGCAGGTCAAAGTCACGTCGGAGCCAGCTTTGACATTCCCGAATCGACGTGCCAGTTCACCGCCATGGGCACGCTCAAGATCCTCGAGATCCTTCGCGACCTCGAGAAACAACCGCGGTTCCTGCACATCAGCAGCAGCGAGATCTTCGGCCGCCCCGACGAATCCCCTCAGAACGAACACACGCCGATGCGACCGGTCACGCCCTACGGCGTCGCCAAGACCTTCGCGACCCAGATGGTCCAGCTCTACCGAGAATCATTTGGCTTATTTGCCTGCAACGCGATTTGCTACAACCACGAATCACCGCGACGGGGCGAATCCTTTGTCACTCGCAAGATCACCAAGGCGGCCGCGGAAATCTCTCTGGGACTGAGCGACGAGATCGTGCTCGGTTCCCTGGATGGACGCCGTGACTGGGGCAGTGCCCCCGAATACACCACCGCGATGCACCTGATGCTGCAACAAGACGCACCGGACGACTATGTCTTGGCAACCGGGCAAACACACAGCGTCGAAGAGTTCCTCGACGCCGCGTTCCGAAGCGTCGGCCTCGACTACCAAGACCACCTCCAACAAAACCCCAAGTACATGCGACCGGCAGAAGTCACCCGCTTGGTCGGCGACCCAACCCACGCCAAAAAACAACTTGGCTGGACCCCCGCGACAACCGCGCTCGACCTCGCCAAACAAATGACCGCCGCCGACGTTGAATCGCTGAAGCGATTGGCCGCTAGCAGTTAG
- a CDS encoding LacI family DNA-binding transcriptional regulator — protein sequence MSTGRITIQDIANRADVSKSTVSRVLNSPLIVQADKRERVLATMAELGYQPNQVARSLAGGRSMTIGIVTQNIGTPFYDSVVQGVIRGLNGTGFSPLVGDAMLKQESFLGAAHTLLGRNVDGLILIAGDIPSEKIEELCEEKPTLVVAREMPAWTGAIIATNNFQIGANATQTLIDHGHREIVHIAGPVDHIDAIGRLAGFRSAMKNAGLTVTDDHIVHGDFHAESAATAIQTLADRHVSYSAIFAANDLMAFGARLALHRRQISVPEQVSLIGVDDQPESQWTVPPLTTVRQPGKEMGQAAATAIIAMINGNEPELPTLGGEVVLRESVQPFALTIET from the coding sequence ATGTCAACAGGACGGATCACGATCCAAGACATCGCCAACCGTGCCGATGTCTCCAAGAGCACGGTTTCGCGAGTCCTCAACAGCCCCCTAATCGTCCAGGCCGACAAACGCGAACGCGTGCTGGCAACGATGGCAGAACTGGGGTACCAACCCAACCAAGTCGCTCGATCGCTGGCCGGCGGCAGGTCGATGACAATCGGAATCGTGACCCAAAACATCGGCACACCGTTCTACGATTCTGTCGTGCAAGGCGTGATTCGAGGCCTCAATGGCACCGGTTTTTCACCGCTCGTGGGTGACGCGATGCTGAAACAAGAATCGTTCCTCGGCGCCGCCCACACACTGCTCGGGCGCAATGTCGATGGCCTGATCCTGATCGCAGGCGATATCCCATCGGAAAAGATTGAGGAACTGTGCGAGGAAAAGCCCACTTTGGTCGTGGCTCGCGAAATGCCCGCGTGGACCGGCGCGATCATCGCCACCAACAACTTTCAAATCGGTGCCAATGCGACGCAAACGTTGATCGACCACGGGCACCGCGAGATCGTTCATATCGCTGGACCGGTGGATCACATCGACGCGATCGGCCGACTCGCCGGATTCCGATCGGCGATGAAAAACGCGGGATTGACCGTGACCGACGACCACATCGTTCACGGCGACTTCCATGCTGAATCCGCCGCGACCGCCATTCAGACGCTGGCAGATCGCCACGTTTCCTACAGCGCGATCTTTGCGGCGAACGACCTGATGGCATTCGGGGCTCGCCTGGCCCTGCACCGTCGCCAAATCTCCGTGCCAGAACAAGTCTCCCTGATCGGCGTCGATGACCAGCCCGAATCGCAATGGACGGTGCCGCCATTGACCACCGTTCGCCAACCCGGCAAAGAAATGGGACAAGCCGCCGCCACCGCCATCATCGCCATGATCAACGGCAACGAACCAGAACTGCCCACGCTCGGCGGCGAAGTCGTGCTTCGCGAATCAGTCCAACCGTTCGCGCTGACAATCGAAACGTAG
- the rfbB gene encoding dTDP-glucose 4,6-dehydratase, with the protein MALAGGHQVLNVDALTYAGNLASLSEIESNPNYQFTQVDITDAAAVDAAITDYQPDAIMHLAAESHVDRSIDGPGQFIQTNVIGTFNLLQSSLKHYRSLEGDAKDRFRFLHVSTDEVYGSLGKTGLFTETTPYDPHSPYSASKASSDHLARAWQDTYGLPVLVTNCSNNYGPYQFPEKLIPVVILKCLRGEPIPVYGKGENIRDWLYVEDHCRALLTVIEKGTPGETYNIGGNNEQRNIDLVHLICNLMDELCPRAKSSESRATSNEKEQHTDSPLATSNSQLPSRHSQLITFVTDRPGHDLRYAIDASKVKQELGWEPQENLVSGFRKTVQWYLDNQTWWTKLLATSEIHP; encoded by the coding sequence ATGGCCCTGGCAGGCGGCCACCAAGTCCTCAACGTCGACGCCCTCACCTACGCCGGCAACCTGGCGTCGTTGTCAGAAATCGAATCCAACCCCAACTACCAATTCACACAAGTCGACATCACCGACGCCGCTGCAGTTGACGCCGCCATCACCGACTACCAGCCCGATGCGATCATGCACTTGGCCGCCGAGAGCCACGTCGATCGCAGCATCGATGGCCCCGGCCAATTCATCCAAACCAACGTCATCGGCACCTTCAACCTGTTGCAATCCAGCCTCAAACACTACCGATCGCTCGAAGGCGATGCCAAAGACCGTTTCCGATTCCTGCACGTCTCCACCGACGAAGTCTACGGCAGCCTCGGCAAGACTGGGCTGTTCACCGAAACCACACCTTACGATCCCCACTCGCCCTACTCTGCCAGCAAAGCATCCTCGGACCACCTCGCCCGAGCCTGGCAGGACACGTACGGTTTGCCCGTCCTGGTCACCAACTGCAGCAACAACTACGGCCCGTATCAGTTCCCCGAAAAGCTGATTCCCGTCGTGATCCTCAAATGCCTGCGAGGCGAACCGATCCCCGTCTACGGCAAAGGCGAAAACATCCGCGACTGGCTGTACGTCGAAGACCATTGTCGAGCCCTGCTCACAGTCATTGAGAAGGGCACACCCGGCGAGACCTACAACATCGGCGGCAACAACGAGCAACGCAACATCGACCTCGTCCACCTTATCTGCAACCTAATGGACGAGCTTTGCCCAAGGGCAAAGAGCAGCGAGTCACGAGCAACGAGCAACGAGAAAGAGCAGCACACCGACTCGCCTCTCGCTACTAGCAACTCGCAACTTCCGTCCAGACACTCGCAACTCATCACCTTCGTCACCGACCGTCCCGGCCACGACCTCCGATACGCGATCGACGCCAGCAAAGTCAAACAAGAATTGGGCTGGGAACCACAAGAAAACCTCGTAAGCGGTTTCCGCAAAACCGTCCAGTGGTACCTCGACAACCAAACCTGGTGGACGAAACTTCTCGCCACCAGCGAGATCCACCCATAG
- a CDS encoding DUF389 domain-containing protein: MSVTLLVGSQKQLADGLPWLRRFAESMKMQADVLVLGMDHRTLELRSQKELGSILSDASDSPAHCVVGRVERVESDVEAISARLSKWDSRLLLMVDDVDDDRFQATLFDRCPIKSVWLSVKGPPPDSAKHVFSIDDASIKVTRWISRRLLGVDPALQLEHDWLGAEGESHESSDGSKSDLADREARAITKALDLERQRCDPGDLIWVPFGSKPSAESHYKVARALLGQAGRSSVALVSQKESWNQSLSAGVRYWASHVAEPMDREARLELARTLEEGSEPSLEFLGLISAAAMLAAFGLLQNSAAVIIGAMLIAPLMTPIMGAGLSLAHGNRPLFRRSMLSIGIGFAGAFGSSFLFGLLVRLVHHPVVTDEMWGRCNPSPLDFCVGLVGGMAASYARTRSHLSSALAGAAIAAALVPPISTAGLQASFNVWESSERGWPVFGPLILVCVNVLTIMIGTSFVLYARGLRVESGHKWATRMTVSLVTLLMLVLVWMMHLEKWLF; encoded by the coding sequence ATGAGCGTCACGCTGCTGGTCGGTTCGCAGAAACAGTTGGCGGATGGATTGCCATGGCTACGCCGGTTTGCGGAATCGATGAAGATGCAAGCCGACGTGTTGGTGTTGGGGATGGACCACCGCACATTGGAACTGCGCAGTCAAAAAGAGCTGGGAAGCATCCTGTCGGACGCGAGTGATTCCCCGGCGCACTGCGTGGTTGGCCGCGTCGAGCGGGTGGAGTCCGACGTCGAGGCAATTTCGGCTCGGTTGTCCAAGTGGGATTCGCGATTGTTGCTGATGGTGGACGATGTCGATGACGATCGGTTTCAGGCGACCTTGTTCGATCGGTGTCCGATCAAGTCGGTTTGGTTGAGCGTGAAGGGGCCGCCACCTGACTCGGCCAAGCATGTGTTTTCGATCGACGATGCGTCGATCAAGGTGACCCGCTGGATTTCGCGACGTTTGCTGGGCGTGGATCCCGCCTTGCAGTTGGAACACGACTGGTTGGGAGCTGAAGGCGAATCGCATGAGTCATCCGATGGCAGCAAGTCGGACTTGGCGGACCGGGAAGCTCGGGCGATCACGAAAGCGTTGGATTTGGAACGTCAGCGTTGCGACCCAGGCGATTTGATCTGGGTTCCGTTTGGTTCGAAGCCATCGGCGGAGTCGCATTACAAGGTTGCTCGTGCGTTGCTGGGCCAGGCCGGTCGGTCGTCGGTTGCTTTGGTGAGCCAGAAGGAAAGCTGGAATCAGTCGTTGTCGGCGGGGGTTCGGTACTGGGCCAGTCACGTTGCCGAGCCGATGGATCGCGAAGCGCGGTTGGAATTGGCTCGCACGCTGGAGGAAGGCTCCGAGCCGAGTTTGGAGTTTCTCGGGTTGATCTCAGCGGCAGCGATGTTGGCCGCGTTTGGATTGCTGCAGAATTCAGCGGCGGTGATCATCGGGGCGATGTTGATCGCGCCTTTGATGACCCCGATCATGGGCGCGGGGTTGTCGCTGGCTCACGGCAACCGCCCGTTGTTCCGGCGTTCGATGCTTTCGATTGGGATCGGATTCGCTGGGGCGTTTGGATCGAGCTTCCTGTTCGGGTTGTTGGTCCGTTTGGTGCATCACCCGGTTGTGACCGATGAGATGTGGGGCCGATGCAATCCGTCGCCGCTGGATTTTTGTGTGGGCTTGGTGGGCGGGATGGCGGCTTCCTACGCACGCACTCGCAGCCACCTGTCATCGGCCTTGGCGGGGGCTGCGATTGCGGCGGCGCTGGTTCCGCCGATTTCGACCGCGGGCTTGCAGGCTTCGTTCAATGTCTGGGAGTCGAGCGAGCGTGGTTGGCCGGTGTTTGGTCCGCTGATCTTGGTGTGCGTCAATGTGCTGACGATCATGATCGGAACGTCGTTTGTGCTCTACGCTCGGGGGTTGCGAGTTGAATCAGGGCACAAGTGGGCGACTCGCATGACCGTGTCGCTGGTCACGTTGTTGATGCTGGTGCTGGTGTGGATGATGCACCTGGAGAAGTGGCTGTTTTGA
- a CDS encoding glycosyltransferase, with amino-acid sequence MKLENPVHQQWLMTVNEKKIRKSAMPIVVWWGSPCRAIMPVFRELARTWNAPIKVIACNALSSSRQSMGWNLPDLGRAELVTFKDGLSPAQASEIVKDNTDSFHLVGSYQKAVPSIESSIHSCIEASIPFGVLSEAPLNMLHGPMRPIKELYLTKLLPKRVKATIQHARFIANLSGSDKSSLAQLGWPASKIHPFGYYPELDYQQNEREPIPTDIICLGLQDHFKGADILLRAVAIAKRDGNSYNVTITGDGKRKKKLESLARSLRIDRQIDFSGLVSREELERRWRGARILVAPGRYEPWGIRVNESILKGVPVVCSNGLGASELVDESGAGLVFATGDTKDLAKCITTLLRNEESRLECHRRALNYSTQISPNAAAERLKTIVLEAIESMNQASC; translated from the coding sequence ATGAAACTGGAGAACCCCGTTCACCAGCAGTGGCTCATGACAGTGAACGAAAAAAAAATTAGAAAATCCGCAATGCCGATCGTCGTTTGGTGGGGAAGCCCATGCCGAGCAATCATGCCGGTGTTCCGGGAACTAGCTCGAACTTGGAACGCTCCGATCAAGGTGATCGCATGCAACGCCCTTTCAAGTTCTCGGCAATCGATGGGATGGAACCTGCCCGACCTGGGCCGAGCCGAACTCGTAACGTTCAAAGACGGCTTATCCCCCGCGCAGGCCAGCGAGATCGTCAAGGACAACACCGATTCGTTCCATCTCGTCGGAAGCTACCAAAAAGCCGTGCCGTCGATCGAGTCATCCATTCACTCCTGCATTGAAGCTTCCATTCCGTTTGGAGTGTTGAGCGAGGCTCCGCTGAACATGCTGCACGGACCGATGCGGCCTATCAAAGAACTCTATTTAACAAAACTGCTCCCCAAAAGAGTCAAAGCAACGATTCAGCATGCCAGATTCATTGCAAATTTATCTGGGAGCGACAAAAGCAGCTTGGCCCAACTTGGCTGGCCCGCGAGTAAAATACATCCCTTCGGATACTACCCTGAGCTTGATTACCAACAGAACGAACGAGAACCAATCCCCACTGATATCATTTGCCTCGGTCTCCAAGACCACTTCAAGGGTGCAGACATCCTCTTGAGAGCGGTTGCGATCGCAAAGCGGGACGGCAACAGCTACAACGTCACCATCACCGGCGACGGGAAACGCAAGAAAAAACTGGAGTCCCTTGCCCGCTCATTGCGGATCGACAGGCAAATAGATTTCAGCGGCCTGGTTTCGCGTGAGGAACTGGAACGGCGTTGGCGCGGCGCACGAATCCTGGTGGCCCCGGGGAGATACGAACCCTGGGGAATCCGGGTCAACGAGTCTATCCTCAAAGGCGTTCCAGTGGTATGCAGCAACGGACTCGGAGCTTCCGAGCTTGTGGATGAAAGCGGGGCCGGACTCGTCTTCGCAACAGGAGACACTAAAGACCTTGCCAAATGCATTACCACCCTTCTGAGAAACGAAGAATCGCGTCTGGAATGTCACCGCCGTGCGTTAAACTATTCAACCCAAATATCGCCAAACGCCGCAGCTGAGCGTCTCAAAACGATTGTATTAGAAGCGATCGAATCAATGAATCAAGCGTCCTGTTGA
- the nagB gene encoding glucosamine-6-phosphate deaminase, translating to MIELEIVPDHESASTRVAGWIVEQVRRKSASVLGLATGGTPERAYELLVEKVQAGHLSFSDVTTFNLDEYVGLSPEHPQSYHAYMRSRLFDPAGFNLEQTHLPDGMAADLQEAGQQYEALIAASGGIDLQLLGLGANGHIGFNEPGATEASRTRVVDLAGETIDANARFFASAEEVPRLALTMGIATILEARAIVLIATGESKAEAVERAVRGPVTPDMPASFLQRHPHVTFVVDEAAASLLKQRA from the coding sequence TTGATTGAGTTAGAAATTGTTCCGGATCACGAATCGGCTTCCACTCGAGTCGCAGGCTGGATCGTTGAGCAGGTGCGTCGGAAATCGGCGAGCGTGTTGGGATTGGCCACCGGTGGGACTCCCGAGCGAGCGTATGAATTGCTGGTCGAGAAGGTTCAGGCCGGGCACCTGTCGTTCTCGGATGTGACCACGTTCAACTTGGATGAGTACGTCGGCTTGAGCCCCGAGCATCCTCAGAGCTACCACGCGTACATGCGTTCGCGGTTGTTTGATCCGGCGGGGTTCAATCTCGAGCAAACGCATTTGCCCGACGGCATGGCGGCGGACCTGCAGGAAGCAGGCCAGCAATACGAAGCCTTGATTGCAGCGTCTGGCGGCATCGATTTGCAGTTGCTGGGACTGGGGGCGAACGGGCACATCGGGTTCAACGAACCGGGCGCGACGGAAGCGAGTCGGACGCGAGTGGTCGATTTGGCCGGCGAAACCATTGATGCCAACGCGAGGTTCTTTGCCTCGGCAGAGGAAGTTCCTCGGTTGGCGCTCACGATGGGCATCGCGACGATTTTGGAAGCTCGCGCGATTGTGTTGATTGCGACCGGTGAATCGAAGGCCGAGGCGGTTGAACGGGCGGTTCGTGGGCCGGTCACGCCCGACATGCCAGCGTCGTTTTTGCAGCGTCATCCGCACGTCACGTTTGTCGTGGACGAAGCCGCCGCCAGTTTGTTGAAGCAGCGGGCATGA
- a CDS encoding nucleotide sugar dehydrogenase, with protein sequence MSSDFTSRIQNHSATIGVIGLGYVGLPLALAYAAGGFKTVGFDIDDKKTSSINGSQSYIKHISADSIATAIQSGHLAATTDFSQIREVDAIILCVPTPLDEHFEPDLSYVVSTIESITPHLRAGQTISLESTTYPGTTAEELVTRVEAAGLTVGTDVYVVYSPEREDPGNPDFAATNIPKVVGGHTPACLVAGVSLYGSVFDQVVPVSSTQVAELTKLLENIYRSVNIGLVNELKLVADEMGIDIWEVIQAASTKPFGFKAFYPGPGLGGHCIPIDPFYLTWKAREFGVHTRFIELAGEINRAMPTHIVRRCADALNQHKKALNGSKVLLIGLAYKPNVDDDRESPSYELLDRLTAQGADVDYHDPYVPVIRPSREHSHWAGKPSVSWDQATIQKYDLILISTWHDCLDIHELAQWSKFIVDTRNATAKLPPELQSKVLKA encoded by the coding sequence ATGTCATCTGACTTCACTTCACGGATTCAAAATCATAGCGCCACGATCGGCGTTATTGGACTCGGATATGTCGGCCTGCCCCTGGCACTCGCCTACGCCGCCGGCGGCTTCAAAACCGTTGGCTTCGACATCGATGACAAGAAGACCTCGTCCATCAACGGTAGCCAAAGCTACATCAAACACATTTCGGCGGACTCCATCGCCACAGCGATCCAGTCCGGCCATCTCGCCGCCACGACTGACTTCAGCCAAATCCGTGAAGTCGACGCGATCATCCTGTGTGTCCCCACGCCGCTGGACGAACACTTTGAACCCGACCTCTCCTATGTGGTGAGCACGATCGAATCGATCACGCCGCACCTGCGGGCAGGTCAAACGATCAGCCTCGAAAGCACGACTTACCCTGGCACCACCGCCGAAGAACTGGTCACCCGTGTTGAAGCCGCTGGGCTGACCGTTGGCACCGACGTTTATGTCGTCTACTCGCCCGAACGGGAAGACCCCGGCAACCCCGATTTCGCCGCCACCAACATTCCCAAAGTCGTCGGTGGCCACACCCCGGCGTGCCTCGTGGCGGGCGTCTCGCTATACGGCAGCGTGTTTGACCAAGTCGTCCCGGTCAGCAGCACCCAAGTTGCCGAACTGACCAAACTCCTCGAAAACATTTACCGCAGCGTTAACATCGGGTTGGTCAACGAACTGAAACTCGTCGCCGATGAAATGGGCATCGATATCTGGGAAGTCATCCAAGCCGCCAGCACCAAACCCTTTGGCTTCAAAGCCTTTTATCCCGGACCTGGACTGGGCGGCCACTGCATCCCAATCGACCCGTTCTACCTGACCTGGAAAGCCCGCGAATTCGGGGTGCACACGCGGTTCATCGAACTGGCCGGCGAGATCAACCGAGCGATGCCCACCCACATCGTCCGTCGCTGTGCGGACGCCTTGAACCAACACAAAAAAGCTCTCAACGGCAGCAAAGTACTGCTGATCGGACTGGCCTACAAACCCAACGTCGACGACGACCGAGAATCACCCTCCTACGAACTCCTGGATCGCCTGACCGCGCAGGGCGCCGACGTCGACTATCACGATCCCTACGTGCCCGTCATTCGCCCCTCACGAGAACACTCGCACTGGGCCGGCAAACCCAGCGTGTCGTGGGACCAAGCAACGATACAAAAATACGATCTCATCCTGATATCCACCTGGCACGATTGCCTCGACATCCACGAACTCGCCCAGTGGTCGAAATTCATCGTCGACACCCGCAACGCCACTGCAAAACTGCCACCCGAACTGCAATCCAAAGTCCTCAAGGCCTAG
- a CDS encoding GDP-L-fucose synthase family protein: MSQKIFVAGHRGMVGSAILRRFAEREDLQVITRTRSELDLCNQAAVNEFFQSERPDTVIFAAAKVGGIHANATYPADFAYDNTMMAANAIHAAFQTKVSRFLFLGSTCIYPRMAPQPIQEDSLLTSPLETTNEAYALAKILGLKLCQYYRQQHGALFHSAMPTNLYGPGDNYHPDNSHVIPGLIRRFDAAAQEKADSVTVWGSGKPRREFLHVDDLAAAIEHLIGLSDPPDWVNVGTGVDLTIADLAQKIAQATGFEGQILQDASKPDGTPVKCTDIRRIRTTGWAPTINLDEGLVQTVADYRERTQTGAVRSV, from the coding sequence ATGTCCCAAAAAATCTTCGTCGCTGGTCACCGAGGCATGGTCGGATCGGCCATCCTCCGCCGATTCGCCGAGCGAGAAGACCTGCAAGTGATCACGCGGACTCGTTCCGAACTGGACCTCTGCAACCAAGCCGCGGTCAACGAGTTCTTCCAATCCGAACGCCCCGACACCGTGATTTTCGCGGCCGCCAAGGTCGGCGGGATCCACGCCAACGCCACTTATCCGGCGGATTTTGCCTACGACAACACCATGATGGCGGCCAACGCCATCCACGCCGCCTTCCAAACCAAGGTGTCTCGGTTCCTGTTTCTCGGCAGCACCTGCATCTACCCCCGGATGGCTCCCCAGCCCATCCAAGAAGACTCCTTGCTGACCAGTCCCCTGGAAACGACCAACGAGGCCTACGCCCTGGCCAAGATCCTGGGTTTGAAGCTCTGCCAGTACTACCGTCAACAACACGGGGCACTGTTCCACAGTGCGATGCCAACCAACCTGTACGGTCCCGGCGACAACTACCACCCCGACAATTCGCACGTGATCCCCGGCTTGATTCGTCGCTTCGATGCCGCTGCGCAAGAAAAGGCCGACTCGGTCACCGTCTGGGGCAGCGGGAAACCACGACGAGAGTTCTTGCACGTGGATGACCTGGCCGCCGCCATCGAACACCTGATCGGGCTGTCGGATCCACCCGACTGGGTCAACGTCGGCACCGGCGTCGACCTGACGATCGCCGACCTGGCTCAAAAGATCGCCCAGGCCACGGGATTTGAAGGCCAGATTCTTCAAGACGCCAGCAAACCCGACGGAACCCCCGTCAAATGCACCGACATCCGCCGCATCCGCACGACCGGCTGGGCACCCACCATCAACCTCGACGAAGGCCTCGTGCAGACCGTCGCTGACTACCGAGAACGCACTCAAACCGGCGCCGTCCGCTCGGTCTAG
- a CDS encoding HD domain-containing protein — protein sequence MDRGPSRLRIPPAMDVPVTPRVQRLIDTAPLRRLASISQLGLVSMVYPGAMHTRLEHSLGVYAWSLRVLNQVNESTVAEPTNDDLRAAEAFIVASLVHDAGHWPFCHPIEDMGQAGMPRHEERVDAMLRSGPIAKTLAADWDCTADDVMAILCPKKSEQFTEVAPSDQIAFYASCLSGPIDVDKLDYLQRDSLHAGVPYGRNFDPMRIIASMVRHPDRPKLAIHEKGRTAAEMMVFGRYVMFSEVYWHHTVRSATAMLQRAVHELQQPTAGESVDFAEWMDLGEAAWVSRLVEAANQRGGAVQTLVEGLFGANRTLLKRAAEFNVESGEDMHQMLARRPHWWLASCSRPLAASIGEAIDGVVEPELVLIDAPPVKLEVDINIDIMLRSGEVATLGDVSPVASVLANRQFDNHVKRVRVFVPAWVRDRLRGLPDDSMRRWLIDAVAETEKQWV from the coding sequence ATGGATCGCGGCCCGTCTCGATTACGGATCCCGCCCGCGATGGATGTCCCGGTCACGCCTCGCGTGCAGCGTTTGATTGACACGGCCCCCCTGAGGAGGCTGGCCTCGATCAGCCAGTTGGGATTGGTCTCGATGGTGTATCCCGGCGCCATGCACACTCGACTCGAGCATTCATTGGGCGTTTACGCATGGTCGTTGCGAGTCCTGAATCAGGTCAACGAGTCCACTGTCGCCGAACCAACGAACGATGACTTGCGAGCGGCGGAGGCATTTATCGTGGCTTCGTTGGTGCATGACGCGGGGCACTGGCCGTTTTGCCACCCGATCGAAGACATGGGCCAGGCCGGGATGCCGCGTCATGAGGAACGCGTCGATGCGATGTTGCGGTCAGGGCCCATCGCGAAAACGTTGGCGGCGGATTGGGACTGCACCGCCGATGACGTGATGGCGATTCTGTGTCCCAAGAAGAGCGAGCAATTCACGGAGGTGGCCCCGTCTGACCAGATCGCTTTTTACGCGAGCTGTTTGAGTGGCCCGATCGACGTCGACAAATTGGATTATTTGCAGCGAGACAGTTTGCATGCTGGCGTGCCCTACGGACGCAACTTCGATCCGATGCGAATCATTGCCTCGATGGTTCGGCACCCGGATCGGCCCAAGCTCGCCATTCATGAGAAGGGACGCACGGCGGCAGAGATGATGGTGTTCGGGCGTTATGTGATGTTCAGCGAAGTCTACTGGCATCACACCGTTCGTTCCGCCACCGCGATGCTGCAGCGAGCAGTTCATGAATTGCAACAACCCACCGCGGGAGAGTCGGTCGACTTCGCCGAATGGATGGATTTGGGCGAGGCAGCTTGGGTCAGCCGATTGGTCGAGGCCGCGAATCAACGAGGTGGTGCGGTTCAGACGTTGGTCGAGGGGCTGTTCGGGGCCAATCGAACGTTGCTCAAACGAGCGGCGGAATTCAACGTCGAGTCCGGTGAGGACATGCATCAGATGCTGGCCCGCCGCCCGCATTGGTGGCTCGCATCGTGTTCGCGGCCCTTGGCAGCGTCCATTGGCGAAGCGATTGATGGCGTGGTCGAACCCGAGTTGGTTTTGATCGACGCGCCGCCCGTCAAATTGGAGGTCGACATCAACATCGACATCATGCTCCGGTCGGGAGAGGTTGCCACGTTGGGCGACGTTTCACCCGTGGCCTCTGTGTTGGCCAACCGGCAGTTTGACAATCATGTCAAACGAGTTCGTGTGTTTGTGCCCGCGTGGGTTCGTGACCGTTTGCGTGGTCTGCCGGATGACTCGATGCGGCGATGGTTGATCGACGCCGTGGCAGAAACAGAGAAGCAGTGGGTGTGA